The Variovorax sp. S12S4 genome includes the window GGCCATCGCGGCGCTGCCGCAGGGCGGCCAGCTCTACACCTGCGGGCCGGTGCCCATGCTCGAAGCCGTCAAGCGCGCCTGGCAAGCCGCGGGCCGCGCCCCGGCAGACCTGCGCTTCGAAACCTTCGGCAGCAGCGGGCGGCTCGCAACGCAGGCTTTCACGGTACGCATTCCGCGGCACGACCTGGCGATTACCGTGCCGGCCGATTGCACCTTGCTCGAGGCACTGGACGCCGCCGGCGTGGAAACGCTGTGGGATTGCAAGCGCGGCGAGTGCGGCCTGTGCGCCATGGATGTGCTTGCCGTCGACGGAGAGGTCGACCACCGCGACGTGTTCCTGAGCGAACACGAGAAGCAGGCGACCACTCGCATCTGCGCCTGCGTGTCGCGTGCCGTGGGCACCCTCACGCTCGACTCTTCGTACCGGCCCGACAGCTGAAAACCCGCTGCGCGATCATCGCGCAGTTCATTTGTTCATCGCGCAACAAAGCCCCGGCTCGGGCGCGGAGTAGGTGATTGCCTGCTCCGCCGCATGTTGCAAAGTGTTGAAAAATGGCCCCTGGTTCGCATTCCGTCTCTCCAAGGAAAACCTCATGCAAAGACGCCAACTCATCCAGACCGCAGGCCTCACGGCGCTCGCGCTTTCCATGTCGCTTGCCAGCGCGCAAGACAGCAACAAGTTCAAGATCGGCCTCATCCTGCCCATGACGGGCCAGCAGGCCTCCACCGGCCGGCAGATCGAAGCAGCCGCCCGGCTGTACATGGCGCAGAACGGCGACACGGTTGCGGGCAAGAAGATCGAGCTGATCGTCAAGGACGACGTGGCCACGCCGGACGTGACCAAGCGCCTGGCACAGGAACTCATCGTGAACGACAAGGTGAACGTGATCGCCGGCTTTGGCGTCACGCCGGCCGCGCTGGCCGCAGCGCCGCTGGCCACCCAATCGAAGACGCCGCAGGTCGTGATGGCCGCGGCCACGTCGAGCATTACCGAAGCCTCGCCCTACATCGTGCGCAGCAGCTTCACGCTGCCGCAGGTGTCGGTGGCCATGGGCGACTGGGCACCCAAGAACGGCGTGAAGTCGGTCGTGACGCTGGTGGCCGACTACGGCCCGGGCAACGACGCAGAAAAGTTCTTTACCGAGCGCTTCCAGCTCAACGGCGGCAAGGTGGTCGAGAAGCTGCGCGTGCCGCTGCGCAACCCCGACTTCGCGCCTTTCTTGCAGAAGGTGCGCGATCTCAAGCCCGATGCGCTGTTCGTCTTCGTGCCCTCGGGCGCAGGCGCGGCG containing:
- a CDS encoding ABC transporter substrate-binding protein — protein: MQRRQLIQTAGLTALALSMSLASAQDSNKFKIGLILPMTGQQASTGRQIEAAARLYMAQNGDTVAGKKIELIVKDDVATPDVTKRLAQELIVNDKVNVIAGFGVTPAALAAAPLATQSKTPQVVMAAATSSITEASPYIVRSSFTLPQVSVAMGDWAPKNGVKSVVTLVADYGPGNDAEKFFTERFQLNGGKVVEKLRVPLRNPDFAPFLQKVRDLKPDALFVFVPSGAGAAVMKQFLERGMDKAGIRMIATGDVTDDDQLNDMGDGALGVVTSHHYSAAHPSPTNKKFVEAFQKANPKMRPNFMAVGGYDGMRVIYEALKATKGQGGGDALLAAMKGQIFESPRGPVYIDAQTRDIVQDVYLRKVEKKDGQLYNVEFDVIKGVKDPGKAK